DNA sequence from the Malus domestica chromosome 06, GDT2T_hap1 genome:
ttaatgaatttttctttccaaaattgtTGATTACTATATTCTCTAAGCATGACTCTAGACATGAAAACATTTTTGTACCACCTAAAATCGCTTAGGGTTGAACATCTTAAATTACTAAGTTGGTCATGAATCTTGGAGGTGACATTACTAGGTGTTCCAATGAAATATTCTATGATAGTGAAAAGTAATGTGTTGACCACATCTAGCACTCATCCTCCGATACGTTCATCGAAAATAAATGttccttcttcatcattttttactgcattttttatttcttttctggATTGTTCAATAAGATGTTTTTTCCCCTAGGAATGGAGCATTTTTGTAAATCCAGTGACCAAAAGGTCGACAACTTGGGTTTGACAGAGGTTATGATTGGTAATATAACTATTGACAACCATGGAGATGTGTTGTAATTCGTTCAAAAGTTCTTGTTTTGATAATTTATCTATGttccattcatagagtttatCAGTCGAGACTGAGAATTTGTTTTGGATGTTTCTTTCCGTAAATTGAATATCTGGAGGTGTTGACATTGGATACCAATTTTTGGTAAGAGTTGTCGGGTTTACTCTTTTGTTTGTGATTCGTTTTAGTTCAAGATTTTGAAAAACTTCTTCTACTTTTCTGATGGAATTTGTTTCACTGTCGCCTTCTAAATCCCATATTACAGAAGTTGTTTCTGGTTGAGATTCATTTGGGTGTTGTAAAACATTGActgttttttcttgttttaactCTTGCAACATTTCATCTATTTTTTGACTTATGGAGATTATTTTCAAGGCTGTTGTGCTAGATGAGGCTTCTGGGAAGTTGACTAAGGGTTTTTCCTTAATTGTTGGTTTGGAATGTGAAAGTCTATCTATTTTGGTTTCTATTTTGGTTTCTATTTTGTCTAGTTGTTTTCCTATGGTGTGTATAGTCTAGTTtgtgaaattgttttgttcaatgACTGACTTGACACATGCACCTTCTTTGGGAAGTTTAAAATGGGTGGCTGGTACCTATGTGTTTGCAATTGTAATTAAAAATGTTTCTTATGGAGGGTGACTAGAAGAGACTATGGTTTTGTCTTCTTTAAGccaattttctttggtgatGACTTCTAATTTCTTATCAGACTCGTAATATTTTTCAACGAAATcgaagaaaaatacttcaaatctatgttttttcatgaaattggtcCATTTATTGTAAATGtccaatttttgttatttttgtatatttttcccTAAAGGTGTTTCTTCTGGGAATGTTTTCTATTGGTTCGATGTCAACATTGAGTTTCTTCCATCAAATTTTGAATGGTTTGTTTAGGACTAGCAGTTGGTGGTTGACTTGATTTGCTTCGATATCAAATTTTGTTGCAAGGGTTTGTTCTCCTTGATTATGGGTGTTAGGTTGGTATCGTGGATGAGTGACCTGAGAGGTTGTTTATACTGATTTTAACTTTATGTTGATCAaatcattaattaattcttgttgGGTAATTACTAAGTTAGTTTCTActgatatatataatattatacataaaattacctcaactattgggctAGTCATAACTTCGTacctcattttttttaaatgtcaatatcatacctcatcttcgaatttgttacaatttcataccttcCGTCAGTTTGTCTGTCACTTCTGTTATTAAATAGTGACGTGGCTTGAGACGGGACccactttttattaaaaaatttaaaaaaaattaaatattaaaaactaaaaataaaatatcatttaattcttttttttggcATAGGGGACCCACCCCTTATCCCCCTCACCCTTCTTCCCCCAATCCCCCTACTCCAGTCTTCCCCCAATCCCAtctcctccctcctcctcccTTCCCCATAACCCACCTTCAACCCTAATCCCCTTCCGTCCCCCTTAAACCCTAATCCTAATATCCTTTCCCCCCGTCCAACAACGTCgtgctcttcttcttcctcttcttattCTCTTTATCATATTAATATTCATAACTCCTCTTTTGCTATAAGCCATCGTCGTCTCCGCCGCATAGCTTGCTCCGCCACCGCGACGCCTTCTCCCCTCTCTGTCAAAGTAAAGTTTCCATCTTTTTTCATATAATTCTCCAAATATCCAATCTTTACTTGTTCTTCAATTCTCTGAatctgttttcaattttttctttgattttctctGGTGCCAAACAAATCGCTGCTCTCCTACTatttaaattttgtgtctttcaATTGGCTTTGGTTTGTTGCATTGGATCTCAGATTCGGATTCGAGGATTGCGAGCTTAATTACATATGTTTTTGTTCATTGCTATGAATATTTTGATTTATCGATGTGTGAGTGGTTGTGGAAACAAATTGCGGATTTAGGAAGAACCGATCCTGGCCCTTGTAGATGAGGAAGAACCAGTCATCGACATCTGCAGTACCCGAGATGGCGTCGTTGTATATTACCCCAAAGCGGAGATCGGTCTGGAGGAGGGAGTGCATCATAGTAGAACTCGAATATCTGGAGGGGGAGGATGGCGCCCGGGAAAAGGACAAGGGGCAAGGGGAAAATGGGGAGCTCAACGACGTCGCCTGATTTGGGTTGATTGGTGGGGTGGCGCTCAGAGAATGAGGAGGCTATGCATTTGAGGGATTCGGGTCATTGGCGGCGGCGGCGATGGAGGCGGGAGGGGGGGGAGGatattagggttagggtttaaggGGGACGGGAGGGGAATGTGGTTGAAGGTGGGTTTATGGGggagggaggaggaggaagaagaggggATTGGGGGAAAGACAGGAGCAGGGGGATTGGGGAAGAAGGGGGAGGAGGATAAGGGGTGGTcccaatgcaaaaaaaaaaaaaaaaaaaaaaaaatatatatatatatatatatatatatatatcaaatgaattttttataagtttttaatattgaattaattttttaataaatagtgGGTCCCGTTTCAAGCCACGTCACTATTTAACAGCAGAAGTGACAGACAAACTTCttgtacttttatgcgcaaacggaagcgaattctaacaaagtaccaatatcaacgtcgtaggtaaaagctaaaacaaacaatctcaaactaacacAAGAGATTTACATGGTTCGGCGTAAAGCCTATGTCCATGGGCAAAGCACTgcgaggaatttcactaaacaaacagAGATTACAAAAGCGTatttaaactctcacaacccaaatcccacaaattacaaaccctaaaccaaacgagtggagaactcaaaacaaacggaGAAGATTTtcccaaattgctctctaactcacaaactcataaattgactctcaccaaattTGCCAAATGAATGAGCCATGAATCTGCCACACACTCATGACTCCAAACGGTGACCTCCACCCCAAAACCCAATTAGAGAAAACTCTCTAAGCCATGGTGAGGCACACAAAATACAAtaaccctaaggtcctatttatagtgcataggacttaggttacaataagaatcctaataggaaataaatccaaattctaatcaaataggtaattaacaaaatctctccaccaaggaaactaactaagaagtcaaaatccaaactcaaataggacaccaaaaccaaataggtaacacaaacctaattttttgcatcatcctaattttgagccgtAAAACCCAACAAAACTAACGAAGggtatgaaattgtaacaaattcaaagatgAGATATGACATTGACATTATTTAAAGATAAGGTATGAAATTGTTACTGGTCTAATAGTTGAggtatttttataaaatttaccCAATATTATATTGTGCAAATCCTAAACCCTATATATTCCATAAAACCTTGTTGAAATTaggtttgataattttttatacgaCCCGTTAATCTGACACAAAAATAACAGGTTTTGTGGTAACTTGTTAACGAGTCGGATCGTTATCGAATCATCCATTAGATAACGCGTATGATACAAAAACAACATGAACATGATCCATTTGTTAGGTCTAGGCATTAGGTATGACAATTTCTTGCATAACCTGTTAGCCCGACACGAAACGATACGACCCATTAATGAACTGGGTCATTATCAAGACACCTATAAATGACCTGTTAAGATATAGGTTTGGCACAATACGGCCAATTATGATAACATATATGACACAAAAACAATATAAACATGACAAACACAACCCATTTACCAGATCTAAGACTCGAAATCCATTTTTTGGTCAATATTCACGATTGAAGCATTCTTTGGTCGCATCAAAGTATTCTCTTATATATAAAATTTCACTTTTGTTTCAGTTAATCTACCTCAATCTATATGCATTCCACTTCTTTTTGACTTCTTTCAGTTCTATCCAGTGTAGAATTTATTAAGTGGAAATGGGACCTTGGAATAATGTTTGGCCTGTTTGCATTGCATGCACGAAAATGCCTGATAGAGAGCACCCAAGACAGAAACCCTCAAGTACCTGTCCTACTCAGCAGCAGCAACTAATTAGGAAAAGGAATAGGATAAGGATGAAAAATCTAGCAAAAATGGCAAGAACAAAAATCTCTTCCAATTGGCCATCTGTGAAATCATTAGGCGGCAGCTAGTTCACTATTTCTTTAACCTCTTCACCTTTTGGATATTTGAAGTTTGCTCCTTTAATcctatttctttttcttacttttattttttccattttttccttGCAAAGGAATGGCTGTTGATCTTATATATACGAAGTCTTTTAATTAttcccttcttctttcttttttttcaagttttccttTTTCAGCTGCAATGAAAGTAGTATTAGTTAGTACTTCATTATTTATTATATAGCTCAAGTGattaaaaacatttatttttatattctgATCTTGCATCTAATTTCACCCTCTCAATACTGATGacattataaataaaatgtAACTTAATGACAGAGTCATTTTAATGCAAAATTAAGGCCTAAGAGGAAGATAAGGTGAGGCCTTCCGAACTCGTATCTTAATATACATTCTTTACAACAATATGAATTTAAGGTACATCATATTAAATTATGATAGTAAGAGATTTCTAATCAAGAATACAATGAAAATATGAGGTCTAGTCTATAGTGAGCCTCAACGCACAGAGAAATGTTTAGGTGTTCCCGATATTTGTGTCGGatgatgttttttatttatgagaaTTTAACAcctaaatttaattaattaaaaagaaaaaaaaatgattaagtGTCAATTTTCTATTAACGAGAGCACTACCTGACACAAATGCCGGATGCCCCCTAAATATTTCTCCAAGCGCATGACTTGTTCGCTTTGCCTATCAACCGCCTCTGCTTAATGATAATAGTTGCAGAGCTGCACGTGCTTTCAAATCTTGAAGTTAGGTTTTGTTTGGTATTTTAATTCATTGGGAACAATCTTGCAATTTCTCTGGGTAAAATACTAGAGAGATGGGAGATGGATTGTTTGTCCTCCCTTCCCATACTCTTTATATGCATTCCTATTTTTGTACGATCACAGTTAAgtcatgttaatattttatgttaatttttttataaaaacaataagataaaaagtaaaTGTTGACATGTCTTAACCATTACCGTACAAAACAGGAAAGCACGAAAAGAATATAAGGAGGGAAGAGCAGACAATCCATCTCCAAATACTGGAGACACGAACTGCAGGAAGATAGGAAATTCATGCTAAAGATTCGaataccaaaattttaaaataacaattatcGTCAATACAGCTATTGCATAATCATTAGCCTCAAATGGCTCGACTCATCTCTAAAGCCATTTAGCctatcttcttccttttttttctcttttttttttttttttttttttttggaatttagCCTAGCTTTAATGAACTAATTTATAGTTAACTGGTGAGAACATATAACACCAATCAAGGACAAAAATAGTTCTTAAAAAACAAGAagtgtgatatctacacactcttttttacttctcacatacccttttaattttcaattgtcGGATCGaataattaaagaagatcaatgaacagaaattaacaaatagtgtgtgagaagtaaaaatgagtgtgtggataGACCGTTTTGGTGAGTGAAACGTGCAATCACTAAGGGCCCATAGCCCttagaaaaatttgtcatctaATATGAAAAATGAATTGTTATCGGCACtccaaaaaatctcattttatacttcaaactttctatatttaaaaagaaaaaatacatttgtgaggagtgcagaatgagatttttgaagtgccaataacacttccctatgAAAAATGCTAAGGAGTTCTATTAAAGTAGGACTCTCCTTAGCGCAATATTTTATAATGCTAACACGAAGATTGTGCtaaaaacatgaggtgacaAAGAACTTAGAGTcccactttttctttttataaaggAGATTCTCACCCTTAAGAGAGTCTCCTTTAGTACTTCTCATCTAATATTTTTATGCAATAATGctacttgttaaaaaaaaactttatttttatttgcattttaaaattttgttgtgCACGCTGTAtaagtgtaaaaaaaataattctttCTAAATATCAAAAATTAGAGTGCACGATGATAGATTTAGAGTACCAATAACAACACTCTAGTaaacgatttttttttaattttagtataTAATAATGCTATAAATTTAAGTGGAACTTTAAATTAGAGTTTTTGAAgcttttttcttgtttggttgtttaagattgaattacttttgattatttagtgaaaGTTATATTTGTAGCTCATTTTAATTGTCATCAATGACATTAGTAAATTTACCATCAGtgaattttaaagtttattttaatttaagttataattttttaacatcAATACATCATTATATACTTTTTGAGAAATCTTAAAAAACCTTTTTATAATTTTGCACAAGAttcttaaaacttaaaaaatggGAAATAACCTAAACAATTGCACCAATCAAATAGGAGCCTTGATAGCTAGCCAACTCTTTTACATATTAGTTATCTAAAGAGGAATAAAACAAGAACAACAAAACCCAAAGTGGGAAGAATagattaatcaaataaaaaggAAGGGAGCAAGAAGTCGTGGGGAAACGTGGCTAGTGGGAGGTTTGATGATGGATTCTTCATGTCTTGTTTTGGTGAATATAtgaatgagaaattttttaatgtagTTAGAATACGGATATTTATAATGTGTTTTTatatcaataataaaaaaaatattttttaaattattaatttttttaatacacatatctcatcatttatttatataataaaacataaTATATCATTTCGTGTTTCAGTTATACTAAAAAATCTTATCAAATAATTTGATCCTTTCATCAGTTGCAATGGCCAATCGGGTTTTCCATAtcgattttaattttaaatagaaTTTGTGAGAGGGGAGGGGACGATAAACACTACAAAAAGGAATGGGTTTGCTTTGCTGGATTACCTGTGGAATGAGATGGACGTTTACTTTCCCAACGAGGGAACCACGCAAGCTCCAACACCAcccaaataatattaaattctCCGAACTAAGGAATCCCATGTCAAGTTCAATCAGCGGCAGAGCCTTTTTAACAACGGATCACAATTTTggtaagaaataaaaagaaaactaatgaaagtaatttgaaaattttgggttttaataataagaacaaaataaaaggtaaattaAAAAGTattatgattgatttttttagtgtaaaaaatataagtttttgttaaagtgaatagtaccgaaattttttcgttaaaattctcgagaaaaaaaacttcaatCTATCATTTCATCGAACTTTTAGTGTGTACATATCGAGTTATGCcgtgttttttcaatttttgtcatGGACTATTAAGTGACACTTTCTATCAAGTACTTGTTGCACATCATAAGGTCGAGTAAAAGAGATGGAGAAAAAAAGATAAAGGAGAGAAAGATGAAAATTTACGAAAAACGATAAAGGTTGCACAAAAGAATCAACATCCTGTTATTCAATGTTTTTGACTCATTATTTCAGTTTGTCACAATTATGTGTAAatgtataaatatactattAAATTTACATGAGTTATAAGCAACTAACAACCTCATGTTAGCTGCTCTAAGTTCAATACACttgaacaagaaacaaaaatatatagatATTAAAGTTTGTGTGAATTTCTGAAATTGTATTACTGTTATTCATATGGAGGCATATATATAGGATTACGATGTAAACTATACAAGGTTAAGTTATAAGATTGCAAGAAACCCTAATCACAATAAGTCCAATTTAAGTTAGGCTCACTTTAGCACTCTTTCTCAAATTAGTGCATAAATATCACCAATGGCCTATTTATCAAGTgcgttataaaaaaaattgacctaAAACAACTTAGTGAAATATCTACCATTTGATCTTCAAACGTTTTAATCGACTGATACGTCTTGAATGCCAACAACACCCATGGTTTTTTTTGTCTGAAAGTTAAATTTGTGCAGGCTTTAACTTCTCGAGCTTTTAAAGTATATAGAACTAAATTATACAATGGCAACAATAATAGGGTTCATTATACTTGCATATTCTACTACTTTTGAAAGGGAAACACTACTAAAGTTCAATTAGTATCTTCTAGATGTTCAAAtgcttaaaagaaaaaaataatagtaTGACCCTTCCGCAGTATTATATAATCTTAAAACGTTTTGTCACCTATTTTATATGTCATAACTTTCGGCATTAATTGTCATCTATTCTATTTGGTACACCACATTTGAATCTCTTGTATTTGTATGTTTATATGGATTTAGCTATAATAAACGGTGAGACGGTGATGATATTaaatataagaaaaactaatgaaaatagttagaaaattttaagttttaacgataaggacaaaataaagggtaaagtgaatagtatccgAATTGATTTttgatgtaaaaatataatttttcgttaaagtaaacagtaccaaaaacttttggttaaaatttCTTTAATAATATCACCCTAAATAATAAATGtaatgaaaacaaataaaatgccAAGTGGGCATGCAATCAGCTCGGCTTGAAGCTCAGCCAGGTAGAACTGTCAATCAACCAAGAAGAACCCACCTGTCTGCATCAGCAAGTTGACACCTTTTCTATACCCttaaaaaactattttttattcCCAAATTCACCCTATCAGTCTAATGAAAACCCCTATATTTACCTTATTGCCCCTATCATCTTACAAAATCCCCAtcgagaaaaaaaaactacatcCCCTGCCTCTGTCTCTATCTTCTCTGGAGTGAATGGAGAAAAGCGAGGGCTCAATGGCCGAGCAGGACGCGGCGGAGGAAACCCAGCACCACCTCATCCTCCCTTCCGGCTTGACTCAGAACGAGTTCGACGAGTTGAAGAGCTTCGTAAACGAGTTCCACAAGTATCACGTGGGCCCCGGAAAATGCTCTTCCCTACTCGCGCAACGCGTGCACGCGCCGCCCAACACCGTGTGGTCGGTGGTGCGGCGCTTTGACCAGCCCCAGGCCTACAAGCACTTCATCCGGAGCTGTAACGTCGAGGAAGGGTTTAAAATGACCGTCGGGTGCACCAGGGACGTCAATGTTATCTCAGGGCTACCGGCTGCCACCAGCACCGAGCGCCTCGACTTACTCGAGGAAGACCGCCAGGTCACCGGTTTCAGTATCATCGGGGGCGAGCACCGCCTCAGGAATTACCGGTCTGTCACTACCGTGCATGGGTTTGACCGTGACGGGAGGATCTCGACCGTTGTTTTGGAATCTTACGTCGTCGATGTACCCGAGGGGAATTCCGAGGAGGACACGCGTCTCTTCGCTGATACTGTTGTCAAGTTGAACCTCCAGAAGCTGGCGTCGGTGACGGAAGGGATGGCGGGTGACGGTGGGCGCTAAATCTCAGGTGATGTGAGAAAATTTCACAcggattaacaaaaaaaatggaacggaaaagtttttatttttatttttatttttaatttgtgctttcttctggactttctattttattttttaaaaactttgtAAAAATTCGCCTCTCTTAATCCCCAAAGTATCCTTGGTTTTAATGGATTGACCGGGATGCCATGCTTGGTTAAGTTGGAATGTGAGGACAGGTTAAGGGCATTTCTGTCAATGCGTGTGTACAGAAAGGTCAAACCCAATGTGAATATTTAATTTGCCATTAGAATGTTTTTTCGTGGCCAGTTTTCAAGCGGTATTTCACTTAttataataaacaaataaaacaaaaaataataataataataaaaattaagtcGTATAACATTTTTCTACAATCAACATACCCTTTATAAccctattgtttttttattaacggttaatatctctttaaatttaaatttattatctGAAATGATCGCTACGTTAATAATTATTAGGGTAAAATGAACGATTGCATAAAGAAGTGAAATCTTAGTCGAGAAATATCTGGATAGTAAGTGTTTTACATTGACCAATTTACTGGCAACGCTCAATTTTCCATTCCGCCGTTTTTCTGTCTTACTATCCGTCTTCTTCACAGATTCATACAACCAAGTTTTGGTGGTGGAGGAACCCCACATGCATTTTACTTAGTTACCAAAGAGGCTTCTTTACgaagcttcttttttttttttttttttttttctcgggcACAAATTATGTGAATACAAAAACACATAATTGGTTTATACTTTAGATGGAGGATTCAAggttttaaaatcatcataagaatttgttttttttatgggAACGTCTTTGAATTTTGGCCGGAATGCGCGGTGGTATGGTTTAACTATTGTGTGTgcgtttattgataaattttagatttattgttaatttcatgttgtatttgatgataattatgcaatagaaaaaaagaaaattcactTGAGAGTGGAAGTTGAGTGTAAAGTTAAGTTCTATGAGTTTACctaaattttattaaaacaaacGGAAGAATCATTTCTTCTACTTATATTATGATATGTAAAGTATAGTTTGAATACtgatattttgaaaaatttggGTTGTGCAACTCTACTCAAGTGTGATTTTGgctatgattatatatatatttgtagaaTGCAAGTTAatctatactattattaagaaaatCCTATTTGTCAACTTTTTTaccttattttttcttttttactctcatttttttagtacatcgatatttttacactaagagagAGGGAGTTCGGCTAAGTTATACAATAAACagcttaatttggtatcaaatttatCATTCACGACATtcaaatctaagacctctcatttacaagtgaaaagaaatatcactagaccgtaatactaagtggtatTTTACTcttacttttgatacacaatatttacataaggagaaCAAAACAGTAATTATGTATATTTTGAGAAAACGACAATCATATTCTTAGTTTTCCTCTTTTACTCACACTTTTAATACGCAATATTTACTGTTTTCTTTGTCAACCTTTTTAgcctattttttctattttaccctcacttttgatacacaatagtTATATGAGGACAAAAAAGTAATTATGTACCTTTTAACAAAATGATAATTATAtccttattttttctattttattctcacttttgatacacaatatttacataatgaGGACAAACAGTAATTAtgtaacattaaaaaaaaatgtctttAGTAAGAGAAACGATCTCATCATCATTGTCTCATActctttattaaaattttaaaaactaatcacactctttaataaataataataataaaattattcaCACATACGAAGTGTGTGCTCATATGCTACTTATTAAATTAAGCAATAGGGGTCACAATCCAAGTTGCTAGTTTAATCCTACCCTATAAATATTGaaatgtcccacatcgaccgtatcaatgagaaaaaaagagtttaaatatTCTAATCGCACTTCAACTAAAATCGaggtcttttgtgataaaacctcacatCTGACGAATTGTacaggtggtaattaccaagttggagacaatatcggtgttgttggaagtgggttGTATGGCCCGTCTCTTtgataattctacatggtatcaaagcTAGGGAACGAGCTCGTACTGTATTGCCACGTGATGGGTGAGTCCCCTCAGCCCCGTGCGATGATGGTGGGTcccttggctccacgtggtgtcgatgtgtggatctcccaTGTGTGACCCATTAATTGGGTCCCACATGAAGGGGCGTGTTGaaatatcccacatcgaccgtatccgtgagaaaagaagagtttaaata
Encoded proteins:
- the LOC103436894 gene encoding abscisic acid receptor PYR1-like → MEKSEGSMAEQDAAEETQHHLILPSGLTQNEFDELKSFVNEFHKYHVGPGKCSSLLAQRVHAPPNTVWSVVRRFDQPQAYKHFIRSCNVEEGFKMTVGCTRDVNVISGLPAATSTERLDLLEEDRQVTGFSIIGGEHRLRNYRSVTTVHGFDRDGRISTVVLESYVVDVPEGNSEEDTRLFADTVVKLNLQKLASVTEGMAGDGGR